Proteins found in one Vallitalea guaymasensis genomic segment:
- a CDS encoding accessory gene regulator ArgB-like protein, producing MLIDRPINVLTYHLYKNTLIPHKNIRVMRYGIYVLYSEFVKLAILTIFFSLIGTLNEFLFALVILLLIRPYSGGIHFNSFMGCFLFTIGFFILNVAILPSLNYINNPSLYIVLFPINLLIIFLCSPMPSKHRPIKNKKTKNKYKYLATFFTAAIYTALLLTNIDPTFKAIGLWTINLQAIQLLIGGGVTREKIQKTKLFSILNS from the coding sequence ATGCTTATTGATAGGCCAATTAATGTACTGACGTATCATCTATATAAAAATACTCTAATACCGCATAAAAATATTAGAGTAATGAGATATGGTATATATGTCTTGTATAGCGAATTTGTAAAGCTTGCCATATTAACAATATTCTTTAGCTTGATTGGAACGCTAAATGAATTTTTATTTGCTTTAGTTATTCTCCTTTTAATTAGGCCCTATAGTGGAGGAATTCACTTCAACAGTTTTATGGGATGTTTTTTATTTACCATTGGGTTTTTCATCCTAAATGTTGCTATTTTACCAAGTTTGAACTATATAAACAATCCCTCACTTTATATAGTTTTATTTCCCATAAACTTGTTGATAATATTTTTATGTTCACCCATGCCCTCAAAACATAGACCGATTAAAAATAAAAAAACTAAAAATAAATATAAATATTTAGCTACGTTTTTTACCGCAGCAATTTATACAGCCTTATTACTTACAAACATTGATCCTACTTTCAAGGCAATAGGGTTATGGACTATTAATCTTCAAGCTATCCAATTATTAATAGGAGGAGGTGTAACACGTGAAAAAATTCAGAAAACAAAATTATTTTCTATACTCAATAGTTAG
- a CDS encoding sensor histidine kinase, protein MEFVYFIIMNILEITSLILVLSKIDKRLFLKGPMYKVILIVLHIIIVTLFIYFNIPLKEVMLGIAILLVFKLITDISVKLLIFEYTIATIYLLSIQLMIVFLFQLLGIIKQNDFIAISCNLILLVISIFTYRYIPLNEIVTLYNRFKKIIQWLIILIAIPLGIYFVSWKIDFNSVNYISLIIVGIITWTLIVAIVFKQLLQIKQKQKANEIYMEYNPILENLLDDVRAKQHDIKNQLNAIYGIAEKSQDNELLDYLNTVIDGYQLHSDDILLNTGNNIISAILYSKKIKARQNNIELNCNCYTPFPKYPIEDYEFVDILGNLIDNAIEAATNYQSAIKKEVHVNLFEENNSTVIEVKNTSLPVKFETLDKVFEKGYSTKGNNRGFGLYNVNKIVKSYKGNIQISYEEEQICFKILFGG, encoded by the coding sequence ATGGAGTTTGTCTATTTTATTATTATGAATATATTGGAAATCACTAGTTTGATATTAGTGCTTAGCAAGATAGATAAGAGATTATTTTTGAAAGGTCCCATGTATAAAGTTATATTAATTGTATTACATATTATTATTGTGACCTTATTTATATATTTTAATATTCCCTTAAAAGAAGTAATGTTGGGAATTGCTATATTGCTTGTATTCAAGTTGATTACAGATATATCTGTTAAATTACTTATTTTTGAATATACTATAGCAACTATTTATTTGTTAAGTATTCAATTAATGATTGTCTTCCTTTTTCAATTGTTAGGGATAATTAAACAGAATGATTTTATTGCAATATCATGCAATTTAATATTATTAGTAATATCAATATTTACATATAGATATATCCCATTAAACGAGATAGTTACTTTATATAATAGATTTAAAAAAATTATTCAATGGTTAATAATTTTAATAGCTATACCTTTAGGAATTTATTTCGTATCTTGGAAAATAGATTTTAATAGTGTGAATTATATTTCGCTTATTATTGTAGGTATAATAACATGGACATTAATAGTTGCAATAGTGTTCAAACAATTATTACAAATAAAACAAAAACAGAAAGCTAATGAAATATACATGGAATATAATCCTATATTAGAAAATCTGTTAGATGATGTTAGAGCAAAACAACATGATATAAAAAATCAGCTTAATGCAATTTATGGAATCGCAGAAAAAAGTCAAGATAACGAGCTACTTGATTATCTAAATACAGTTATTGATGGATATCAATTACATTCAGATGATATTTTATTAAACACAGGTAATAATATCATCAGCGCCATATTATACAGTAAAAAAATAAAAGCTAGGCAAAATAATATAGAATTAAATTGCAACTGCTATACCCCTTTCCCTAAATATCCTATTGAGGATTATGAATTTGTAGATATATTAGGAAATCTAATAGATAATGCAATAGAAGCAGCAACTAACTATCAAAGTGCTATAAAAAAGGAAGTACATGTAAATTTATTTGAGGAAAATAATAGTACAGTAATTGAAGTTAAAAATACTAGTTTGCCAGTTAAATTTGAAACTTTGGATAAAGTATTTGAAAAAGGATATTCAACAAAAGGCAATAATAGAGGCTTTGGATTATATAATGTAAATAAAATAGTTAAATCGTATAAAGGAAATATTCAAATATCTTACGAAGAAGAACAAATATGTTTTAAAATATTATTTGGGGGATAA
- a CDS encoding LytR/AlgR family response regulator transcription factor translates to MNNILIVEDNDTSRNNLEYVLKTNFSDVRIYKAGTGKTALKLLKEIRMDLFFLDIQLPDISGLKIAEIIRSIEQYELSYIIFITTHLMYLPKAVQEYHCYDFIEKPFTKSKIIDVTNKLLKGINKVNKENKVDKKYITIKLKNVIHKVSVNDIFYAESCRRKLYLHTTLGKIVIPSMTFKQMIEMLQETGVDYFVRTHRSYVVNINHIRSIEKHNKKAWDINFYDYEEVALIGDKYSVDVINRIEGGI, encoded by the coding sequence ATGAATAACATACTTATAGTTGAAGACAATGATACATCAAGAAATAATTTGGAATATGTTTTGAAGACTAATTTTAGCGATGTAAGAATTTATAAAGCAGGGACAGGTAAAACAGCTCTCAAGTTATTGAAAGAGATAAGAATGGATCTATTTTTCTTAGATATTCAGCTGCCAGACATAAGTGGGTTAAAAATAGCTGAGATCATAAGATCTATAGAACAATATGAGCTGTCCTATATTATTTTTATTACCACACATTTAATGTATTTGCCAAAAGCAGTTCAAGAATATCATTGTTATGATTTTATTGAAAAACCTTTCACGAAAAGTAAAATAATTGATGTGACCAACAAATTATTGAAAGGAATCAACAAAGTAAATAAAGAAAATAAAGTAGATAAAAAGTATATCACCATAAAGCTGAAGAATGTTATTCATAAAGTATCAGTCAATGATATATTTTATGCAGAGTCATGTAGAAGAAAGCTTTATCTGCATACTACTCTGGGTAAAATAGTAATTCCAAGTATGACATTCAAACAAATGATTGAGATGCTTCAAGAAACAGGAGTTGATTATTTTGTTAGGACTCATAGAAGTTATGTAGTTAACATTAATCATATAAGAAGTATAGAAAAACATAATAAAAAAGCTTGGGATATCAATTTCTATGATTATGAAGAGGTAGCACTTATTGGAGACAAGTATAGTGTAGATGTGATTAATAGGATTGAAGGGGGGATATAA
- a CDS encoding cyclic lactone autoinducer peptide, whose translation MLATINEKVSTKLLGLVGLIGIAVASLSVQTACIWFFNQPKVPEKLRKND comes from the coding sequence ATGTTAGCAACAATTAACGAGAAAGTATCAACAAAGTTATTAGGTTTAGTAGGATTGATTGGCATTGCAGTAGCTTCACTTTCTGTTCAAACAGCATGCATATGGTTCTTTAACCAACCAAAAGTTCCTGAAAAATTAAGAAAAAATGATTAA
- a CDS encoding accessory gene regulator ArgB-like protein: MIYEFSNKISSKLIGKKIIKEDDKEVYTYGFEIIISSLLILIGMVILGIIFRCLLKVIVFILFFCSLRVQAGGYHAKSHWKCFIYFLLSCFLAILISHLLLDFDKNLIIIILVLIESCIIIITYAPVDTVNKPLGSSEKVAYKKKSMITVIVQSIIIIAMSIFLNSLESYYMVAAIAVFMESLTVLPIINKKESEVKIC; encoded by the coding sequence GTGATATATGAATTTTCAAACAAAATTTCTAGCAAACTAATTGGTAAGAAAATTATTAAAGAAGATGATAAAGAAGTTTATACATATGGATTTGAAATTATAATATCATCACTTTTAATCCTTATTGGTATGGTTATCTTAGGAATCATTTTCAGGTGTTTGTTAAAAGTCATAGTATTTATATTGTTTTTTTGTTCACTTAGGGTACAAGCTGGAGGATATCATGCAAAATCACATTGGAAATGTTTTATATATTTTTTGCTATCATGTTTTTTAGCAATTTTGATTTCACATTTACTATTAGATTTTGATAAAAATCTTATAATAATTATATTAGTGCTAATTGAATCATGCATAATAATTATCACTTATGCACCTGTTGACACAGTCAATAAGCCCCTGGGCAGCTCAGAAAAAGTAGCTTACAAAAAGAAAAGTATGATTACGGTTATTGTACAATCAATAATTATAATAGCCATGAGCATATTTTTGAATTCATTAGAGTCGTATTATATGGTAGCTGCTATTGCCGTATTCATGGAGTCACTAACAGTTCTACCAATAATAAATAAAAAGGAAAGCGAGGTCAAAATATGTTAG
- a CDS encoding sensor histidine kinase: MIWYLIELFVDIVEALIIIKFCSSVYKKRYNSIIAYYVGGFSITAIIFIFNYFSYDLDCTFRGSFLGMIIIMFVVVLALYDEKIMKLLLGYIGLLILIVAIEGIILSLLSFIFGESPAVFAKSNILRVLGMVVSKLITFLVIVLFISDGERFGLRFLKKSLLIEIITLFIINLGIMISIVPMYRNLMYENNEDSIVAGFVILGLGIVNIVSLLIYDKLLAQSKKDLELQLKIQQYEMQSKYFDEINNATLKLKSLRHDMSNHLGNIKGLLRYKEYTKLEEYLNKLLSQIDEVDKIIITKYPAISALLNRKYARAGNNNINCVMNIGSVDNLTIDTVDICIILGNLIDNAIEATVKVDENNRYIKLDINNVNNYLVIDCVNSTIGSENISLDTTKEDKEIHGIGLMNINQIVEKYYGNMEIMCIKDYFSVNIMLYNGELN, from the coding sequence ATGATTTGGTATCTTATAGAATTATTTGTTGATATAGTGGAAGCTTTGATAATAATAAAATTTTGCAGCTCTGTTTATAAGAAAAGATACAATAGTATAATTGCTTATTATGTAGGGGGTTTTTCAATAACAGCTATAATATTTATTTTCAATTATTTTTCCTATGATTTAGATTGTACTTTCAGAGGTTCCTTTCTAGGTATGATAATCATTATGTTTGTTGTAGTTTTAGCATTATATGATGAAAAAATAATGAAATTATTATTAGGGTACATAGGATTATTAATATTAATTGTTGCCATTGAAGGGATAATACTTTCCCTTTTAAGCTTTATTTTTGGAGAATCACCAGCTGTTTTTGCCAAAAGCAACATTTTAAGAGTATTAGGTATGGTGGTGTCCAAGTTAATAACTTTTTTGGTTATTGTACTTTTTATATCTGATGGGGAAAGATTTGGACTACGTTTCTTGAAGAAAAGTTTGTTAATAGAGATTATTACACTATTTATTATTAATCTAGGCATAATGATAAGTATTGTGCCTATGTATAGGAACCTCATGTATGAAAATAATGAAGACAGTATAGTGGCTGGATTCGTAATATTAGGATTAGGTATTGTCAATATAGTATCTTTGCTTATATATGACAAGTTATTGGCTCAATCAAAGAAGGACTTGGAATTACAATTGAAAATTCAACAATATGAGATGCAGTCAAAATACTTTGATGAAATCAATAATGCAACTCTCAAGTTAAAAAGCTTGAGACATGATATGTCTAATCATCTCGGGAATATAAAAGGATTACTCAGATACAAAGAATATACCAAACTGGAAGAGTATCTTAATAAATTGTTGTCGCAAATTGATGAGGTAGATAAAATAATTATTACAAAATATCCAGCAATATCTGCATTATTGAATAGGAAATATGCTAGAGCTGGGAACAATAATATAAATTGTGTAATGAACATAGGAAGTGTAGATAATCTGACTATTGATACAGTAGATATATGTATCATATTAGGTAATCTCATTGATAATGCTATTGAGGCTACTGTTAAGGTTGATGAAAACAATAGATATATCAAGTTAGACATCAATAATGTAAATAATTATCTTGTCATTGACTGTGTTAATAGCACTATAGGCAGCGAAAATATAAGCCTTGATACCACAAAGGAAGATAAAGAAATACATGGTATAGGACTTATGAACATAAATCAAATAGTAGAAAAATATTACGGTAATATGGAGATTATGTGCATTAAAGATTATTTTAGCGTTAATATAATGTTGTATAATGGAGAACTTAATTAA
- a CDS encoding LytR/AlgR family response regulator transcription factor: MKFNIAICDDEILQVNLVEKLIMEAIETKNIKVNILKFLCGEDLITYCNSNKLHIIFLDMEMKGLDGIESARKIREINDNVIIIFVTGYKEYVFDVFEVNTFRYILKPVKIEQFQKALFDAIKLIDELKEPQKEEEFLVINKNKEKIIIAYNSINYFEKYKNKVMVMADNQNIEFYGTFNELNMLLNEDKFIRVHQGYIANIDKIELITSKEVLLKNGKRIPVSRRNAKEVKETFLSRKRVKL, from the coding sequence ATGAAGTTTAATATTGCTATATGTGATGACGAGATTTTACAGGTGAATTTAGTAGAAAAATTGATTATGGAAGCAATAGAGACAAAAAATATTAAGGTTAATATTTTGAAGTTCTTATGTGGAGAAGATCTGATTACATATTGTAATTCCAATAAACTTCATATCATATTCTTGGATATGGAAATGAAAGGATTAGATGGTATTGAATCAGCTAGAAAGATTAGAGAAATAAATGACAATGTGATCATTATATTTGTAACGGGATATAAAGAGTATGTATTTGATGTTTTTGAAGTCAATACTTTTAGGTATATTCTTAAGCCAGTTAAGATTGAACAGTTTCAAAAAGCATTATTTGATGCTATTAAGTTAATAGATGAATTGAAAGAACCTCAAAAAGAAGAAGAGTTTTTAGTGATAAACAAGAATAAGGAAAAGATTATAATTGCTTACAACAGCATAAATTATTTTGAGAAATACAAAAATAAAGTCATGGTGATGGCGGATAACCAGAATATAGAGTTTTACGGAACCTTCAACGAGTTGAACATGTTGCTTAATGAAGATAAATTTATTAGAGTACATCAAGGTTACATAGCAAATATTGACAAGATAGAATTAATTACATCCAAAGAGGTACTACTTAAAAATGGTAAGAGAATTCCAGTAAGTAGAAGAAATGCAAAAGAAGTAAAAGAGACTTTTTTAAGTCGGAAAAGGGTGAAGTTATGA
- the galU gene encoding UTP--glucose-1-phosphate uridylyltransferase GalU produces the protein MKIRKAIIPAAGLGTRFLPATKAQPKEMLPIVDKPTIQYIVEEAVSSGVQDIIIVTGRNKRSIEDHFDKSIELELELEKKGKDDLLEIARSVSEIANIHYIRQKEPRGLGHAILMAKHFIGNEPFAVLLGDDVIVSKKPCLQQMIDVYSEYRTSILGVQKVPIDDVSKYGIIDAKHIEDRIYKIKDLVEKPLSEDAPSNIAILGRYIISPSIFKYLETQEAGAGGEIQLTDSLKRLARDEAIYAYDFIGKRYDVGNIMGFLQATVESALRRDELRDDFLGYLKHTIDNVDNVIKVD, from the coding sequence ATGAAGATTAGAAAGGCGATTATTCCAGCGGCAGGTCTAGGTACTCGGTTTTTACCAGCTACAAAGGCTCAGCCAAAAGAGATGTTACCTATAGTTGACAAACCAACTATTCAATATATTGTGGAGGAAGCTGTTTCATCAGGTGTACAAGATATAATTATTGTTACTGGTAGAAATAAACGTTCTATAGAAGATCATTTTGACAAATCTATTGAACTTGAATTGGAGCTGGAGAAAAAGGGTAAAGATGATTTGTTGGAGATTGCTAGAAGTGTTTCAGAGATAGCTAATATTCATTACATTAGGCAAAAAGAGCCAAGAGGATTAGGTCATGCAATACTAATGGCGAAACATTTTATTGGTAATGAACCATTTGCAGTATTGTTAGGTGATGATGTAATTGTATCAAAAAAACCATGCTTGCAGCAAATGATTGATGTGTACAGTGAATATAGAACATCAATATTAGGAGTTCAGAAAGTACCTATTGATGACGTGTCCAAGTATGGTATCATTGATGCTAAACATATAGAAGATAGGATATATAAAATAAAAGACCTTGTAGAAAAACCATTAAGCGAAGATGCACCATCTAACATAGCTATATTAGGAAGATATATTATTAGTCCAAGCATCTTTAAATACTTGGAAACCCAAGAAGCAGGGGCAGGCGGTGAGATTCAGTTGACTGATTCTCTTAAACGCTTAGCAAGAGATGAAGCAATATATGCATATGACTTTATAGGCAAGAGATATGATGTAGGAAATATAATGGGATTTTTACAAGCTACAGTGGAATCTGCTCTTAGAAGAGATGAATTAAGAGATGATTTCTTAGGATATCTAAAACATACAATAGATAATGTTGATAATGTAATAAAAGTTGATTAA
- a CDS encoding DUF1934 domain-containing protein: protein MTKDVLVRVKGVQTDMFESDEIELVTTGSYVEKNNKVYITYIDSTIDGDKETKTTIKHEKDQISILRFGGVNSHMVFEKDKTHITHYQTPYGIFEINTHTKKINVEREEDFMEINVSYDLSINHMSMGVNTFTITVKNAKSDRVVLMDDKNVEIENEELS, encoded by the coding sequence GTGACAAAAGACGTATTGGTAAGAGTAAAAGGTGTTCAGACAGATATGTTTGAATCAGATGAAATAGAATTAGTGACAACAGGTAGCTATGTTGAAAAGAATAATAAGGTTTATATAACCTATATAGATTCAACAATTGATGGTGATAAAGAAACTAAAACAACCATAAAGCATGAGAAAGATCAAATTTCCATATTGAGATTTGGTGGAGTCAATTCTCATATGGTATTTGAAAAAGACAAAACACACATTACACACTATCAGACCCCATATGGTATTTTTGAAATAAATACCCATACAAAAAAAATAAATGTTGAGAGAGAAGAAGATTTCATGGAGATTAATGTTTCCTATGATCTGAGCATCAATCATATGTCAATGGGGGTCAATACTTTTACAATAACAGTAAAAAACGCTAAATCTGATAGAGTAGTATTGATGGATGATAAGAATGTAGAAATAGAGAATGAAGAACTTAGTTAA
- a CDS encoding D-alanine--D-alanine ligase family protein → MNKRNIVVLFGGQSSEHEISCISAVTIMKNINKDKYNIYPVGITKEGNWRIYHGKIEDLTVDSWVGNSDNAIISPDATDKSLIIFKEDGIVKVDVDIVFPALHGLYGEDGSVQGLLELAGIPYVGCGILASSVSMDKLFTKVIVDRLGIRQAKYVPVYKKEMDDIKEVVAKIERQLEYPVFVKPSNAGSSKGITKAHNRGELFDGLELAIKHDSKLLIEETIVGREVECAVLGNYHPRTSNVGEIISAAEFYDYDSKYNDIGSKTIINPDVPKITLKKIRDCAEQIFRAVDGRGLARADFFIEEESGEVVFNEINTLPGFTSISMYPMLWEDKGMSNEELVDRLIEFAFNK, encoded by the coding sequence ATGAATAAGAGAAATATTGTTGTTTTATTTGGTGGACAATCATCCGAACATGAGATATCATGTATATCAGCAGTAACTATAATGAAAAACATCAATAAAGATAAATATAATATATATCCTGTAGGAATAACAAAAGAAGGTAACTGGAGAATATATCATGGAAAGATAGAAGATTTAACAGTAGATAGTTGGGTGGGCAATTCGGATAATGCTATCATTAGTCCCGATGCGACTGATAAATCATTAATAATTTTCAAGGAAGATGGAATAGTAAAAGTAGATGTTGATATAGTGTTCCCGGCACTTCACGGGCTGTATGGAGAAGATGGAAGTGTTCAAGGTTTATTGGAACTTGCTGGTATCCCGTATGTAGGTTGTGGTATTTTAGCTTCTAGTGTATCTATGGATAAGCTTTTCACGAAAGTCATAGTTGATAGATTAGGAATTAGACAGGCTAAATACGTTCCAGTATATAAAAAAGAAATGGATGATATTAAAGAAGTAGTGGCTAAGATAGAAAGACAATTGGAATATCCAGTCTTTGTAAAACCATCTAATGCCGGTTCATCTAAAGGTATTACCAAGGCACATAACAGAGGAGAATTATTTGATGGTCTTGAACTTGCAATCAAGCATGATTCAAAACTTTTGATAGAAGAAACCATAGTAGGTAGAGAAGTTGAATGTGCTGTACTTGGTAATTACCATCCAAGAACATCTAATGTTGGTGAAATAATTTCAGCAGCTGAATTCTACGATTACGATTCAAAATATAATGATATAGGTTCTAAAACAATAATTAATCCAGATGTACCTAAGATAACCCTCAAAAAAATCAGAGATTGTGCAGAGCAGATTTTTAGAGCGGTTGATGGTAGAGGACTAGCAAGAGCTGATTTCTTTATAGAAGAAGAATCAGGTGAAGTTGTTTTCAATGAAATAAATACATTGCCAGGATTCACAAGTATAAGCATGTATCCAATGCTTTGGGAAGATAAAGGAATGTCTAACGAAGAATTAGTGGATAGACTTATTGAATTTGCATTTAATAAGTAA
- the spoIIR gene encoding stage II sporulation protein R, whose translation MKVNLMKVFEKKRILRTYILSLLIVILMLAAIVYDYGKNGTSAAVIEGISDSLIRFHVIANSDSEEDQKLKLKVRDEILDRMNGILEESENIEETRQLITDNRDEIKRIAERVIEENNYDYDINVKLKMEQFPLKTYGDIILPPGEYEALLVEIGEAKGKNWWCVMFPPLCFVDVTHGVVPEETKETLKRVLTDEEYDSIVMAEPEEDMPIKIRFKFLEWFNFSRDKDRDRQDNDSKVFVNRD comes from the coding sequence ATGAAGGTGAATCTAATGAAAGTATTTGAAAAGAAAAGGATATTAAGAACCTATATATTGTCACTACTAATAGTGATACTTATGTTGGCAGCTATAGTTTATGATTACGGCAAAAATGGGACAAGTGCTGCTGTGATTGAGGGTATATCAGATAGTTTGATACGTTTTCATGTCATTGCAAATAGTGATAGTGAAGAAGATCAGAAATTGAAATTGAAGGTAAGAGATGAGATTCTAGACAGAATGAATGGTATTTTGGAAGAATCTGAAAATATAGAAGAAACAAGACAACTTATTACTGATAATAGAGATGAGATTAAGAGAATAGCTGAAAGAGTTATAGAAGAAAATAATTATGATTATGATATAAACGTTAAGTTGAAGATGGAACAATTTCCATTGAAGACTTATGGAGATATAATATTACCTCCAGGTGAATATGAAGCTTTGCTGGTAGAGATAGGTGAAGCGAAAGGTAAGAATTGGTGGTGTGTCATGTTTCCACCTTTATGCTTTGTTGATGTAACACATGGAGTAGTTCCAGAAGAGACAAAAGAGACTCTTAAAAGGGTTTTGACAGATGAAGAGTATGATTCTATTGTAATGGCAGAACCTGAAGAGGATATGCCTATAAAGATTAGATTCAAGTTTTTGGAGTGGTTTAATTTTAGTAGGGATAAAGATAGAGATAGACAGGATAATGATAGTAAGGTTTTTGTTAATAGGGATTAG
- a CDS encoding Ger(x)C family spore germination protein yields the protein MKIKVMAILVICSILLVGCWDKVELNDRAYVISLALDDIGDLLEVTYTIPNLPVITAQSGGEATKFIKVTKAETLTQANRAFGKKSNLRINFDHTKVIIFGADFLNDPHNLRKVLDHFDRNPEYSKALLLLGTKETGKKLLESVPNGEETTGIYLSQVFINNSLETISAKTIELGDFISQMYSTEGNGVMPNVIFRDNEVIVDGLAILRDYQLRGWMEDKYMTPYSWILGKGKETVALVDMEGVLVPYEISDLTSKMDFELKDGLLKIKISISSEGDVSEYILEDKDKLFSTSYIAEIENEVANSMEEDIYELMNIIQEEYGIDIINAYNNLKTSNRKVWKTTKSDWQNFFNAAAIEVECKVNIRRVGLSK from the coding sequence ATGAAAATTAAAGTTATGGCTATATTGGTTATATGTTCTATACTTCTAGTAGGTTGCTGGGATAAGGTTGAATTAAATGACAGAGCATATGTAATAAGCCTTGCACTAGATGATATTGGTGATTTATTAGAGGTAACATATACCATTCCTAATTTGCCTGTTATAACAGCTCAGAGTGGTGGTGAGGCTACAAAGTTCATCAAGGTCACCAAAGCAGAGACTTTGACACAAGCTAATAGGGCTTTTGGTAAAAAATCTAATCTTAGAATCAATTTTGATCATACCAAGGTAATTATATTTGGAGCTGATTTTTTGAATGACCCTCATAATCTAAGAAAAGTTCTGGATCACTTTGACAGGAATCCGGAATATTCCAAAGCCTTATTATTATTAGGTACCAAGGAAACAGGAAAAAAATTGCTTGAATCAGTTCCTAATGGGGAAGAGACAACAGGGATCTATCTTTCACAGGTTTTTATAAATAATAGTTTGGAAACCATAAGCGCCAAGACCATTGAGCTAGGAGATTTTATTTCCCAAATGTACAGTACAGAAGGAAATGGTGTAATGCCAAATGTAATATTCAGAGATAATGAGGTTATTGTAGATGGATTAGCCATCCTTAGGGATTATCAGCTTAGAGGATGGATGGAAGATAAATACATGACACCATACAGCTGGATTCTTGGAAAGGGCAAGGAAACTGTTGCTTTAGTAGATATGGAAGGTGTATTAGTGCCTTATGAAATAAGTGATTTAACATCAAAAATGGATTTTGAATTAAAAGATGGATTGTTAAAAATTAAAATTTCAATAAGTAGTGAAGGAGATGTATCAGAATATATCCTAGAAGATAAAGACAAGTTATTCAGTACAAGTTATATTGCTGAGATTGAAAATGAAGTAGCTAATAGTATGGAAGAGGACATATATGAATTAATGAATATTATTCAAGAAGAGTATGGTATAGATATCATCAATGCTTATAACAACTTGAAAACCAGTAATAGAAAAGTATGGAAGACAACTAAATCAGACTGGCAGAATTTCTTTAATGCAGCGGCTATTGAAGTAGAATGTAAGGTTAATATAAGAAGAGTGGGACTTTCAAAATAA